The genomic region AATCTTAAATATGTCTTTGTTTATTTTACTATTAAGTAATTTGTCTGACATTATATATAATTTGTCTACTTTGTAATCAATTTCATCTATTATAAATCCTTCTAGTCCATTGATTATTTCATAGGTAGATAATTCAACTTTATTCACTGCTAACTTATACTCTAATATTCTTTGCATTACTAAGGCTAAATAACAAATTAAAAAATGCGACCTAATTCTTCGTTCTTTAAAGTGATATACTGGTCTTGTTTTTAAATTTGTTTTTAATATTCTAAAGGATTCTTCAATTTTATATAGAGATTTATAAGCTACCATTATATCTCTTTGGGTTCATATCCACTTTATTTGTAACAATGTAAAAATATCCGAAATTTTCTTGCTCTTGTTTAATTATTTCCTCATCAATTTCAATGTTTATTTTTTCTTTAGGGTTTTCTACTGCTTTATAATACTTGCTTTTGGATTTAGTTGTTGAATTGATTGTAAAATCCTTTATATTCTTTTTAGCTCTTTCAATCATTTTCTCTTGTTTAAACATCTCACGTTCTTTGTAGACATCTGAATATTTTTTTATGATTAATTCGTCATAGGTTTCATCATTCTGACTCACCTTTCTTTTACTGGTTATATATCCGCTTTTGTATTTAGCTTCTGCATTAGAAGTTATGTTCCAAGATGAATTAAATTTCTTCTCTTTTAAATCTTTAGGAACTGCACTGCCCTTAGAACCTACAATGTAACTAAGCCCTTTACCTCGAATCATCTCTAAGTTAGCCCTTGAATTTAAGCCCCTATCACCACTATTATGATTTCTTTTATGGTGTAATTATTTAATATATCGTCAATGACTTCTTCCATGGTATGTAATTCATGTTTGTTGCCTTTAAAAAGCCTATAAGAAATAGGTATCCCATTGGTGTCTATTAGTAAGCCCATAACAACTTGTGTTTCATTTCTTTTATTATCCTTACTCATACCTCTTTCTCTAAATCCGTCTTCATCAAAAGACTCAAAGTAATAGGTTGTACAGTCATAAAATGCTAATGACATATTTCTATCTGGAATAATCTTTCCTATATGATCATTTAAATGTTTGAAAAGTTTATTTTCATTCATTTCAAAATTTTTATCATAGGTAGCTATATTTTGTTCCAATTCATCAGAAGTGTTTTTAATGTTATATTCTAATATTTTTTTAGCCTCTGAATCAACGGTATCTAAGAGGATTTCCATGTTTTTTATGAGTGAACTCCATCTGTTAGTGCTTTAGATTTATGTTTATTAAATCCAGAAAAAACATCTAGGGAAGAATAAATGTTATCGCTATTCACAAAACTGAAATCATATAGGAAATCATCTTTTCTAGAAGCCACTTCAAGCTTGCTTGAAGGATTAAATAATCTACCAAGTACCTGATAGAACATTAAGTTACTAAAGGAATAATCTAGTTTAGAATCTTTCACCATTTTAGTAAAAAAGTTAGGTAATTTCAATTGGTTAAAGATTTTTAGGTATGGAAGATAACCTAAGTTTTTATGATTAAGAGAAAGCTTATCTTTTGACAATGATTCAATGAAATCTTCAAAGTTTTCAAATCCTTGAGAAGCTTCATCCAGTCTAATCATTTCTTTTAGATCTGCTTCAGCTTGAGCAAGAGCTTCCTTACCTGATTTAGAATCTAAATCATGAGTACCAAAACCTTTAATCTGAATTTTTTTTGATTTCTTAGTTTTGGGATCTCTAATCCCCTTAGCGATTGATATAAAATATTTACCATTTGGTCTTTTAGATTTACTAATATACATGCTACACCTCCACAAAAACCCTCTAACTATATTATACATCATATTCTACACCACGACAAGTCGTGAGCGT from Serpentinicella alkaliphila harbors:
- a CDS encoding IS1634 family transposase translates to MEILLDTVDSEAKKILEYNIKNTSDELEQNIATYDKNFEMNENKLFKHLNDHIGKIIPDRNMSLAFYDCTTYYFESFDEDGFRERGMSKDNKRNETQVVMGLLIDTNGIPISYRLFKGNKHELHTMEEVIDDILNNYTIKEIIIVVIGA